Proteins encoded by one window of Limnothrix sp. FACHB-406:
- the gatB gene encoding Asp-tRNA(Asn)/Glu-tRNA(Gln) amidotransferase subunit GatB gives MTVAAPAKTEYEAVIGLETHCQLSTESKIFCSSSTEFGADPNTHVDPVCLGLPGTLPVLNQKVLEYAVKAGLALNCQIAPYSKFDRKQYFYPDLPKNYQISQYDLPIAEHGWLEIEIVDKQGNATRKRIGITRLHMEEDAGKLVHAGADRLAGSAYSLVDYNRAGVPLVEIVSEPDIRTGQEAAEYAKELRRIVRYLGISDGNMQEGSLRCDVNVSVRPVGQKAFGTKVEIKNMNSFNAIQRAIEYEIERQIEAIATGEPIVQETRLWEEGSQRTISMRSKEGSSDYRYFPEPDLTPIVVSEEQRESWREELPELPAQKRHRYETELRLSAYDAQVLTDERAVAEYFEATVTAGGDVKQAANWIMGDIAAWLKNEKQSIENLALKPAELAELVGLIVNGTISGKIAKDILPELLTEGGSPKALVDRKGLVQISDQGAIKAMIEEVLAAHPAELEQYRAGKTKLKGFFVGQLMKKSGGRVDPKLTNQLLEELLNG, from the coding sequence ATGACCGTTGCCGCGCCTGCCAAGACCGAATACGAAGCCGTCATTGGTCTCGAGACCCACTGCCAACTGAGCACGGAAAGCAAAATTTTCTGTAGCAGTTCCACGGAGTTTGGAGCTGATCCCAACACCCATGTGGATCCGGTGTGCTTGGGGTTGCCGGGCACGCTGCCGGTGCTGAATCAAAAGGTGTTGGAATATGCGGTGAAGGCGGGCTTGGCGCTCAATTGTCAGATCGCCCCCTACAGCAAGTTCGATCGCAAGCAATATTTCTATCCCGACTTGCCCAAAAATTATCAAATTTCCCAATACGACCTGCCGATCGCGGAGCATGGCTGGCTGGAAATTGAAATTGTGGACAAGCAAGGAAACGCCACCCGCAAACGGATTGGCATCACCCGTTTGCACATGGAAGAAGACGCGGGCAAGTTGGTTCATGCGGGGGCCGATCGCCTGGCCGGGTCAGCCTATTCCCTGGTGGACTACAACCGAGCCGGTGTGCCGCTGGTGGAAATCGTTTCGGAGCCGGATATTCGCACGGGCCAAGAGGCGGCGGAATATGCCAAGGAACTGCGCCGTATTGTGCGCTATTTGGGCATCAGTGACGGCAACATGCAGGAGGGTTCCCTGCGCTGTGATGTGAATGTGTCGGTGCGACCGGTGGGCCAAAAGGCCTTTGGCACGAAGGTTGAAATCAAAAATATGAACTCGTTCAACGCGATTCAGCGGGCGATCGAGTACGAAATTGAGCGCCAAATTGAGGCGATCGCAACCGGCGAGCCGATCGTCCAAGAAACCCGTCTTTGGGAAGAGGGCAGCCAACGCACCATTTCCATGCGCTCTAAGGAAGGCTCCAGCGACTATCGCTATTTCCCGGAGCCGGATCTCACCCCGATCGTGGTGTCGGAAGAGCAACGGGAATCTTGGCGTGAGGAGTTACCGGAGTTGCCTGCCCAAAAGCGCCATCGCTATGAAACGGAGTTGAGGCTGTCGGCCTACGATGCCCAGGTGCTGACCGATGAGCGGGCGGTGGCGGAATATTTTGAAGCCACGGTGACCGCTGGGGGCGATGTGAAACAGGCGGCGAACTGGATCATGGGCGATATTGCCGCTTGGCTGAAGAACGAAAAACAGTCGATCGAAAACTTGGCCCTGAAACCGGCGGAGTTGGCGGAGTTGGTGGGGTTAATTGTGAATGGAACCATCAGCGGCAAAATCGCCAAGGACATTCTGCCGGAGCTGCTAACGGAAGGTGGCTCGCCCAAGGCCCTGGTCGATCGCAAGGGGTTGGTGCAAATTTCTGACCAAGGGGCGATCAAGGCCATGATCGAAGAGGTTTTGGCGGCCCATCCGGCGGAACTGGAACAATATCGCGCTGGAAAAACCAAGCTGAAGGGCTTCTTTGTGGGGCAACTGATGAAGAAGAGTGGCGGCCGCGTGGATCCGAAGCTCACGAACCAATTGTTGGAGGAGTTGCTGAATGGCTAG